The following proteins are co-located in the Candida dubliniensis CD36 chromosome 3, complete sequence genome:
- a CDS encoding deoxyhypusine synthase, putative (Similar to S. cerevisiae DYS1;~In S. cerevisiae: catalyzes formation of deoxyhypusine, the first step in hypusine biosynthesis; triggers posttranslational hypusination of translation elongation factor eIF-5A and regulates its intracellular levels) yields the protein MSNSGKLPGLASDAVLKHSIPVPEDFQEVKGIDYSQDNAYNMRAKDLIKSMSTMGFQASSLSQACEIIDNMRSWRGKHKDTLETHEQTGEFDDQGYQKTTIFMGYTSNLISSGLRDTLRYLVQHKMVSAIVATAGGIEEDLIKVLAPTYMGDFTLPGKGLRDQGMNRIGNLLVPNDNYCKFEEWIVPILDKCLEEQEEAMKKLGSEGLNADSEAVWTPSKLIDRLGKEINDESSVLYWAHKNKIPIFCPALTDGSIGDMLFFHTFKASPQQLRLDIVADIRKINSMSMAASKAGMIILGGGLIKHHICNACLMRNGADYAVYINTGQEFDGSDAGARPDEAISWGKIKAEAKSVKVYADVSLVFPLIVAATFASEKPQN from the coding sequence atgaGTAATTCAGGAAAATTACCAGGCTTGGCCTCTGATGCCGTATTGAAACATTCTATTCCAGTTCCAGAAGATTTTCAGGAAGTTAAAGGGATCGATTATTCTCAAGATAATGCTTATAATATGAGAGCAAAAGATTTAATCAAGTCTATGTCAACAATGGGATTTCAAGCATCTTCATTGTCACAAGCTtgtgaaattattgataatatgaGATCTTGGAGAGGTAAACATAAGGATACTTTAGAAACACATGAACAAACTGGTGAATTTGATGATCAAGGTTATCAGAAAACCACTATATTCATGGGTTATACATCAAACTTGATTTCCTCAGGGTTGAGAGATACTTTACGTTATTTGGTACAACATAAAATGGTGAGTGCTATTGTTGCTACTGCAGGAGGAATCGAAGAAGATTTAATCAAAGTTTTAGCTCCTACATATATGGGAGATTTCACTTTACCTGGTAAAGGATTACGTGATCAAGGAATGAATAGAATTGGTAACTTGTTGGTTCCAAATGACAATTATTgtaaatttgaagaatGGATTGTTCCAATCTTAGACAAATGTttagaagaacaagaagaagcaatgaaaaaattgggtTCTGAAGGATTAAATGCTGATTCCGAAGCCGTTTGGACTCCAtctaaattaattgatcgTTTAGGTAAAGAAATCAATGATGAATCTTCAGTTTTGTATTGGGCCCATAAGAACAAAATCCCAATCTTTTGTCCCGCTTTAACTGATGGATCTATTGGTGATATGTTATTCTTCCATACCTTCAAAGCTTCTCCACAGCAATTAAGATTGGATATAGTTGCTGAtataagaaaaataaactcAATGTCAATGGCTGCATCAAAAGCAGGTATGATTATTTTAGGAGGTGGATTGATCAAGCATCATATTTGTAATGCATGTTTGATGAGAAACGGTGCTGATTATGCCGTTTACATCAACACTGGACAAGAATTTGATGGATCTGATGCTGGTGCTAGACCAGATGAAGCTATTTCATGGGGGAAAATAAAGGCCGAAGCTAAATCAGTAAAAGTTTATGCCGACGTAAGTTTAGTATTCCCATTAATAGTTGCTGCTACTTTTGCTAGTGAAAAGCCACAGAATTGA
- a CDS encoding NADH-ubiquinone oxidoreductase subunit, putative: MSTSIFRTLKNIYSSGLKRAAWQIQHHNDTKRGWLVGIDDFGNKYYETDAPEEIHLRTRWVEYAQWNQDMSQVEPGWHYWLGYGTNTPPNALIGDAKTTRAYPLPAHHKPNLTNTPGAYVCYNTAKPKFKSWTPEVKERA; the protein is encoded by the coding sequence ATGTCAACATCCATTTTCCGTACATTAAAGAATATCTATTCATCTGGTTTAAAAAGAGCTGCTTGGCAAATTCAACATCACAATGATACCAAACGAGGTTGGTTAGTTGGAATAGATGATTTTggtaataaatattatgaAACTGATGCCCCAGAAGAAATTCATTTACGTACAAGATGGGTTGAATATGCTCAATGGAATCAAGATATGTCACAAGTAGAACCAGGTTGGCATTATTGGTTAGGTTATGGTACTAATACTCCACCTAATGCCTTGATTGGTGATGCTAAAACAACTAGAGCTTATCCTTTACCAGCTCATCATAAACCAAATTTGACTAATACTCCTGGTGCTTATGTTTGTTATAATACTGCTAAACCgaaattcaaatcttgGACTCCTGAAGTGAAAGAAAGAGCTTAA
- a CDS encoding N-terminal acetyltransferase C complex subunit, putative (spliced gene;~Similar to S. cerevisiae MAK10;~In S. cerevisiae: required for replication of dsRNA virus), which yields MFLQSLDRLAIDESKRDFIYDTDDDDDLIDITKEVFASLESITNNKVVKSPYFELLEGTRALEVLNPKLDTGLIELTREELTFDCSKPQEVNVIINIQTKLLSNLINWLESDSLPVTVLSCRYVQTLLVNYLNHENSGLGKFSFYNSRLSPVDHSKDDLNYQLIHRVLKTFIMGLCKFIGFTIYLSRTVLYEEEDLNTKSMNLNFFDDISPGYFIEEINDCIEWILSNDEIVEADTLITQLKIVANLVKFENTFKITQRTSFMENDSQTSSFGFDFCLDAINQITKLQTIKFDDSVIPTGSFSKFIQIDLENKSIPAELTNINLETTWDCLTNIFKTIHKFTNQANSIKSINQLYDFLQYNVKFPIDNVSVFARGFFQLYFIRDDKSIFGSNNVNLPNLVVDWIENVIGKNTIMLGKIENNLSQIKDSAKAEIIKVHNANTTDLESGMYHYLTTFASNPCRSQQLLSKGLILWDTLQVGWESFEYEMYKGFGVGDEFATGELSISVTSYVYFGKLQMMLELLLNGISLDLYKPFEMYLIYWYADYLILNIIEHLENRVSQILLGKINHLETNIPKKIKKLKAGSKKEQLKELNLYNQQVIIPQLTATLNFNQDYLIKSLKALRNLTQCQLKYLSVLSKLQIIDYTKGPINNLTSMENLYHLRMKPWSSIGVPMFPTFEQYQSALTTNTIPGTNNKVTLMKCLELLASAKNNLVVVEKEYNQLIDYIKRDTKNNFLPDSSIITWYEELISSMGQINDNISQISKIISLNKNDLDLKNKYKISITKGCHKYFPNISIISCTV from the exons ATGTTTTTGCAGTCGTTAG ATCGATTAGCCATTGATGAGTCCAAACGGGATTTTATTTATGACacagatgatgatgatgatttaattgacaTTACAAAAGAAGTATTTGCTTCTCTAGAGAGTATAACCAACAATAAAGTGGTGAAATCCCCgtattttgaattattggaaGGAACCAGAGCTTTAGAAGTTCTCAATCCAAAGTTGGACACTGGTTTAATAGAATTAACTCGCGAAGAACTTACGTTTGATTGTAGCAAACCGCAAGAGGTAAAcgttattatcaatattcaAACTAAATTATTGtcaaatttaatcaattggttAGAAAGTGACAGTTTGCCAGTTACTGTATTGAGTTGTCGATATGTTCAAACATTATTAGTCAACTATTTGAATCATGAGAATTCAGGGTTAGGAAAATTCTCCTTCTACAATTCCAGATTATCTCCAGTTGACCATCTGAAAgatgatttgaattatcaattaatacaTCGAGTATTGAAAACGTTTATTATGGGACTATGTAAGTTTATTGGGTTTACAATCTATTTGTCAAGAACAGTATTgtatgaagaagaagatttgaaTACCAAATcgatgaatttgaattttttcgATGATATATCTCCTGGATAttttattgaagaaatcaatGATTGTATTGAATGGATATTAAgcaatgatgaaattgtcGAAGCTGATACGTTGATCactcaattaaaaattgttgcaaatttggtcaaatttgaaaatactTTTAAAATCACTCAACGTACAAGTTTTATGGAAAATGATAGTCAAACTTCCAGCtttggatttgatttttgtcTAGATgcaattaatcaaataacTAAATTACAAACCATCAAGTTTGATGACTCAGTTATCCCAACTGgttcattttcaaaattcattcaaattgatttggaaaataaAAGTATTCCTGCAGAATTGACCAACATTAATTTAGAAACTACTTGGGATTGTCTAactaatatttttaaaactaTTCACAAATTTACCAACCAAGCCAATTccatcaaatcaattaaccAATTGTATGATTTTTTACAATATAATGTAAAATTCCCCATCGATAATGTTTCTGTTTTCGCTCGTGGGTTTTTCCAATTGTATTTTATACgtgatgataaatcaatatttggCTCAAATAATGTCAATTTACCAAATTTAGTTGTTGATTGGATTGAAAATGTAATTGGTAAAAATACAATTATGTTAGGTAAAATCGAGAACAATTTATCTCAAATCAAAGATAGTGCCAAAGCAGAAATCATAAAAGTGCATAATGCAAATACAACTGATTTAGAAAGTGGCATGTATCATTATTTGACGACATTTGCTAGTAACCCTTGTCGGCTGcaacaattattatccaAGGGGTTAATTTTATGGGACACTTTACAAGTTGGTTGGGAATCATTTGAATACGAAATGTATAAAGGATTTGGTGTGGGTGATGAGTTTGCCACTGGTGAACTTAGTATCAGTGTCACGTCCTATGTTTATTTTGGTAAATTACAAATGATGTTAgagttattattaaatggtATTTCTTTGGATCTTTATAAACCATTTGAAATGTATTTGATCTATTGGTATGCcgattatttgattttgaatattattgaaCATTTAGAAAACAGAGTATCACAAATTCTATTAGGGAAAATCAACCATTTAGAAACAAATATTCctaaaaaaatcaaaaaattgaaagcAGGATCTAAAAAGGAACAATTAAAGGAACTCAATTTGTATAATCAACAAGTGATAATTCCACAATTAACTGCAACATTGAATTTCAATCAAGAttatttaatcaaatcattaaagGCATTACGTAATTTGACTCAATGtcaattgaaatatctTTCTGTATTATCAAAACTACAAATAATCGACTATACAAAGGGCCCAATTAATAATCTCACATCAATGGAAAATCTATATCACCTTAGAATGAAACCATGGTCATCAATAGGTGTTCCAATGTTCCCAACTTTTGAACAATATCAATCAGCTCTAACCACAAACACTATACCTGGAACGAACAATAAAGTAACTTTAATGAAATGTCTTGAATTATTAGCTAGTgcaaaaaataatcttgttgttgttgaaaaagaatataatcaattgattgactATATTAAACGAGACActaaaaacaattttttaccagattcatcaattattacttggtatgaagaattaatttcttcaatggGTCAAATCAATGATAATATATCTCAAATCTCGAAGattatttcattaaataaaaatgatttggatttgaaaaataaatataaaatatctATCACTAAAGGATGTCATAAATATTTCCCAAACATTTCCATTATTTCATGTACAGTATAg
- a CDS encoding AP-1-like transcription factor, putative (Similar to S. cerevisiae YAP1;~In S. cerevisiae: basic leucine zipper (bZIP) transcription factor required for oxidative stress tolerance; mediates pleiotropic drug and metal resistance; localized to the nucleus in response to the presence of oxidants), giving the protein MTDIKRNFSDIASPANLDDTKKLHVDTTTTTKVGRKPIETEPKSKRTAQNRAAQRAYRERKERKMKELEDKVRLLEDANVRAITETDFLRAQVDVLKNELAKYTGGSDFSDLNLPTKVGHLSHPNNHHSNVSTGTPHGSISSSNSVASLDNEKPSSASSVSNNSPGFAFDNPWSKDNLQKLKQQQKVPQGVPDLVSGSSSSSTPLNDNLLVTPDSLTSLSTSSKYTGQNNVPTNLDFTNQFDEQVDPFCVKLNEACGTKSNPVPKFKRSTSKTNTSTTNTSPLAHLVSPESQQYNNPTNAEFMNDPFFNGMGADYNFNFDTKNGSIQDPLSFLQDDNFDLALAFGDPSPPGNEAEADPISLLTTEESIYDPLANNNNNNNTNQLCSTVKTDDVNTDFNFNDFVKNSLPEKQEKGKYEPPSSSKITTIEEDEVVPAPPQTLKCSEIWDRITSHPKYTELDIDGLCNELKSKAKCSEKGVVINTADVNQLLERSIKQ; this is encoded by the coding sequence ATGACAGATATTAAAAGAAACTTTTCTGATATTGCTTCACCAGCAAATCTAGATGATACTAAGAAACTTCACGTAGatacaaccacaacaacaaaagtaGGTAGGAAACCAATAGAAACCGAACCCAAATCAAAGAGAACAGCTCAAAATAGAGCTGCTCAAAGAGCATATCGTGAACGTAAAGAACGtaaaatgaaagaattggaagatAAAGTGAGATTATTAGAAGATGCCAATGTTAGAGCAATAACTGAAACCGATTTTTTACGGGCTCAAGTTGACgtgttgaaaaatgaattggCTAAATATACTGGTGGTAGTGATTTTCtggatttgaatttacCTACTAAAGTTGGTCATTTATCACATCCAAATAATCATCACAGTAATGTTTCTACAGGTACACCTCATGGGTCGATTTCATCTTCTAATTCTGTTGCAAGTTTAGATAATGAGAAGCCTTCAAGTGCCTCATCTGTTTCAAACAATTCGCCTGGTTTTGCTTTTGATAACCCTTGGTCTAAAgataatttacaaaaattaaagcaacaacagaaaGTTCCTCAAGGTGTGCCAGATTTGGTACTGGGTTCGTCTTCATCATCTACTCCTTTGAATGACAATTTATTGGTTACTCCTGATTCATTGACTAGCTTGTCAACATCGAGTAAATATACCGGTCAGAATAATGTACCAACCAATTTAGATTTCACCAATCAGTTTGATGAGCAAGTTGATCCATTTTGTgttaaattgaatgaagCATGTGGAACCAAAAGTAATCCAGTGCCCAAGTTTAAACGTTCAACCTCTAAGACAAATACTTCTACAACAAATACTTCACCGCTTGCCCATTTGGTATCACCAGAATCGCAACAATACAACAATCCTACTAATGCTGAATTCATGAATGatccatttttcaatggtaTGGGAGCTGATTATAACTTTAATTTTGATACCAAAAATGGATCCATTCAAGATCctttatcatttttacAAGATGATAACTTTGATCTTGCATTGGCATTTGGTGATCCAAGTCCGCCGGGAAACGAAGCAGAAGCAGatccaatttcattattaacaaCAGAAGAATCTATATATGATCCATTGgcaaacaacaacaataacaacaatactaATCAACTTTGTAGTACTGTTAAGACCGATGATGTCAATACTGATTTTAActttaatgattttgttaAGAATTCATTACCTGAAAAACAAGAGAAAGGTAAATATGaaccaccatcatcatccaaAATTACCACAATcgaagaagatgaagttGTGCCGGCACCTCCACAAACACTCAAATGTAGTGAAATTTGGGATAGAATAACATCACATCCAAAATATACTGAACTCGATATTGATGGGTTATGTAATGAGTTGAAAAGTAAAGCAAAATGTTCGGAAAAGGGAGTAGTGATAAATACTGCTGATGTGAATCAATTACTAGAGCGAAGTATAAAACAATGA
- a CDS encoding condensin complex subunit, putative (Similar to S. cerevisiae YCG1;~In S. cerevisiae: subunit of the condensin complex; required for establishment and maintenance of chromosome condensation, chromosome segregation and for chromatin binding of the condensin complex), which produces MEIPPKPTLKAIKKFKTLDEIKYAMKHVFQDAQLGLAGHRKLVVILKNVFKKVIELNQIHFFAMCFTKLLSKILPLKRGVLAGDRIVKFCYSFVNGLVKDANEAKRLQQEEKEEKEEEDPEEEEEVDQETPNSEFISYLIKYLLSGIESKDKSVRYRVVQTLAYLVEFLTEIHENNTLEALYTLLSNRLQDKESSIRIQAVVALSHFQLFEFSIEGDTEEVEDEFISSNQIKSKLINSIQNDDSPEVRRAALMNLVKTPDTIPILLERARDSNSINRRLVYSKVARELITDLDDLEFEDREFLLKWGLNDRDETVKAAATKMLTTYWYQAVNEDLLELIDQLNVKSVIAEQAILAFFKTKPEVLETIKIDESYWKNLTTEKAFLMRTFYQYCNENKLHALMDANFPELLDLSITLEKYMTVRLKTINENETLVKEWETYNSKIDELDDQIFSLENQIARINTDADNFRKNLSNIEEDIIEINIAKDLFKERIKQLKNNTGNLDDLVTEENQDIANQIKDFSVEDLQLQLEDINNNLDEIEHQPEEIMAKLENLQTKYDSCIKALETTTQLKIHTEENFEKEHENDCIPFIDALKELEFIINQLLLIVKDFDYGDEMARRKLLHIIRTTLTEDKLPDALIAVALRVLRALSINEKDFVSMAVEIITDIRDSRDDEEFHSAAATFDDDDMENEDDDDESQQSSLSTAANKKRRIEPDMPPNDIVLRCLTMTQHVLEVITYSLDDHLSLSSIYSGIVNYAIQNESKKKLYLSGLTCLGLYSLIDSKIARIATSTLLSAMRSNGDEVKEIGMKAIVDILAVYGMSILDKSSKYKYSRMFFKVLNSFESPKLQCIVAEGLCKLFLADILYKTDKRSLFGNVILQGDPTTTTTNKGDDDDEDDDDDANEEEETDREHEKHLFEAIVLIYFNPHTKSNQELQQILSFCIPVYAFSRINHQINLAAVSGDVIYRLFTESENELLSPNVIIPQLISWCDPRNLVKLSNDEINQATSHLWQCVYLLQVVEQVEARNVKRCIINNLNKFHITEKLESNQLQALIKALDTTIELFANNENNPNFILDKPTKKNFDTFIDSIKNKLEIAQKREEMESIRGGSDTNSILHELDDLDIGTGESSQISIKSETETRDSDRSSQVSKTTSLETSYQEEEEQEDEKANVGNQLEVDKSITFKKEDKEKELIETSPDQEQEQVESKKVIDNKVKDSLEDIDKFLEEADDVDYGDISMDSD; this is translated from the coding sequence ATGGAAATACCACCAAAACCGACCCTCAAggcaattaaaaaatttaaaactttggatgaaattaaatatgCTATGAAGCATGTTTTCCAAGATGCTCAATTAGGTTTAGCTGGACATAGGAAATTAGTagtaattttgaaaaatgtatttaaaaaagtcattgaattgaatcaaattcatttttttgcCATGTGTTTCActaaattattatctaaAATATTACCTTTGAAAAGAGGAGTTTTGGCTGGTGATAGAATAGTCAAATTTTGTTATCTGTTTGTTAATGGTCTAGTTAAAGATGCCAATGAAGCAAAACGtttacaacaagaagaaaaagaagaaaaagaagaagaagacccagaagaggaagaagaagtagatCAAGAAACTCCAAATTCTGAATTTATTtcatatttgataaaatatttgttgAGTGGGATAGAATCAAAAGATAAACTGGTTCGTTATCGTGTTGTACAAACATTAGCATACTTGGTTGAATTCTTAACAGAAATACACGAGAATAATACATTGGAAGCATTATACACTTTATTAAGTAATCGATTACAAGATAAAGAACTGTCCATACGAATTCAAGCAGTTGTGGCATTATcacattttcaattatttgaatttagtATTGAAGGTGATACTGAAGAGgttgaagatgaatttatatcaagtaatcaaattaaaagtaaattaataaattccaTTCAAAATGATGACAGTCCAGAAGTCAGACGGGCAgcattgatgaatttggtTAAAACACCTGACACAATACCCATTTTACTTGAAAGAGCAAGAGATTCTAATTCCATCAATAGAAGATTGGTCTATTCTAAAGTAGCTCGTGAGTTAATAACTGATTTGGATGATTTAGAATTTGAAGATAGAgaatttttattgaaatgGGGGTTGAATGATCGTGATGAAACTGTTAAAGCAGCAGCTACGAAAATGCTTACAACTTATTGGTATCAAGCTGTCaatgaagatttattagaattaattgatcaattgaatgtTAAGAGTGTGATAGCTGAACAAGCAATTTTAGCATTTTTTAAAACTAAACCCGAAGTTCTTGAAActattaaaattgatgaatcatATTGGAAGAATTTGACAACGGAAAAGGCATTTTTGATGAGAACTTTCTATCAATATTGtaatgaaaacaaattaCATGCATTAATGGATGCTAATTTCCCTGAATTacttgatttatcaataacatTAGAAAAATACATGACAGTGAGGTTGAAAactattaatgaaaatgaaacttTAGTCAAAGAATGGGAAACTTATAATTCTAAAATTGACGAATTAGATGATCAAATATTTAGTCTTGAAAACCAGATTGCTAGAATAAACACTGATGCGGATAATTTCCGGAAAAATTTGTCtaatattgaagaagatattattgaaattaatataGCGAAAGATTTAttcaaagaaagaattaaacaattaaaaaataatacagGAAATCTAGATGATTTAGTCACTGAAGAGAATCAAGACATTGctaatcaaattaaagatTTTCTGGTGGAAGATttacaattacaattggaagatattaataataacctTGACGAAATTGAACATCAACCAGAAGAGATAATGgcaaaattagaaaatcttcaaacaaaatatgATTCTTGTATTAAGGCACTTGAAACCACaactcaattgaaaattcaCACTGAGgagaattttgaaaaagaacatGAAAATGATTGTATTCCCTTTATTGATGCtttgaaagaattagaatttattattaatcaattattattgattgttaAAGATTTTGATTATGGTGATGAAATGGCCagaagaaaattattacaTATAATAAGAACCACATTAACTGAAGATAAATTACCTGATGCTTTGATAGCAGTGGCTCTAAGAGTATTAAGAGCACTTTccataaatgaaaaagattttgtttcaatgGCAGTGGAAATAATTACTGATATTCGTGATTCTCGAGATGACGAAGAATTTCATTCTGCTGCTGCCacatttgatgatgatgatatggaaaatgaagatgatgatgatgagtcTCAACAATCATCACTTAGTACAGCTGCTAATAAAAAGCGAAGAATTGAACCAGATATGCCACCTAATGATATTGTGTTGAGATGTCTTACTATGACACAACATGTATTGGAAGTAATTACTTATAGTTTGGATGATCATCTTTCATTAAGTTCCATTTATAGTGGTATTGTGAATTATGCTATTCAAAATGAAtcgaaaaagaaattatatCTTTCTGGATTAACTTGTTTAGGACTTtattctttaattgattcCAAAATTGCCAGAATAGcaacatcaacattatTACTGGCAATGAGAAGTAATGGTGATGAAGTGAAAGAAATTGGAATGAAAGCTATTGTGGATATATTGGCAGTCTATGGTATGAGTATTCTTGATAAATCATCTAAATACAAGTATTCAAGAATGtttttcaaagttttaaattcatttgaatCACCAAAATTACAATGTATCGTAGCTGAAGGGTTGTGTAAGTTATTTTTAGCTGATATTTTGTACAAGACTGACAAACGGAGTTTATTTGGAAATGTTATTCTTCAAGGTGATcccaccactaccaccacaaATAAgggtgatgatgatgatgaagatgatgatgatgatgcaaatgaagaggaagaaaCTGATCGAGAACATGAAAAACATTTATTTGAAGCTATTGTacttatttatttcaatcCCCACactaaatcaaatcaagaattacaacaaattttatcattttgtATACCAGTTTATGCTTTTTCTCggataaatcatcaaatcaatttagcAGCAGTTAGTGGTGATGTTATTTATCGACTTTTCACTGAATcagaaaatgaattattatcaccaaATGTTATAATTCCACAATTAATATCATGGTGTGATCCCAGAAATTTagttaaattatcaaatgatgaaataaatcaagCAACTTCACATTTATGGCAATgtgtttatttattacaaGTTGTTGAACAAGTTGAAGCACGTAATGTAAAACGATGcattataaataatttgaataaatttcatataacagaaaaattagaatcaaatcaattacaaGCTTTAATTAAAGCCCTTGATACtacaattgaattatttgctaataatgaaaataatcctaattttattttagataaaccaacaaagaaaaattttgatacatttattgattcaataaagaataaattagaaattgCTCAAAAACGAGAAGAAATGGAACTGATTAGAGGAGGAAGTGAtacaaattcaatattacaTGAATTAGATGATTTAGATATTGGAACGGGAGAAAGTAGTCAAATATCTATAAAGTCAGAAACTGAAACACGAGATCTGGATCGATCTCTGCAAGTTAGTAAAACCACATCACTAGAAACTTCATATCAAGAAGAGGAGGAGCAGGAAGATGAGAAGGCAAATGTTGGTAATCAATTAGAGGTAGATAAATCAATCACATTTAAAAAGGaagacaaagaaaaagaattgattgaaacaAGTCCTGATCAAGAGCAAGAACAAGTTGAATCAAAGAAAGTCATAGATAACAAAGTTAAGGATTCTTTAGAAGATATAGATAAGTTTTTAGAAGAAGCAGATGATGTTGATTACGGGGATATTTCAATGGATAGcgattga